A region of Colletotrichum higginsianum IMI 349063 chromosome 10, whole genome shotgun sequence DNA encodes the following proteins:
- a CDS encoding fungal specific transcription factor domain-containing protein has protein sequence MSNPSAVMRTAPIAIAPKPPRRQNSYRQDSFANLELFRGSMPGRDMAESVGSYTTRSLSPCEFCHRSRVKCIVSDDEDSCIPCQASGSDCSLLNSPQPRKRKLNGDFDDSGKRSSPAKTDIRRRKQHQPSLSSTTGSSSFLEDMANVGGPTLLKRTLGLQNDRFSQYIGPTTDFEPSLINLSPFNPQDESLLARGTLRKVSEDDTFLLLPDSNTPGHEHVLEDVEEIENLVRPHGRRLVDLYFRIVHPAFPIIQKTVFLEKYERSYREFSPCLLAAVYLFAINWWEHDEDLARVPRPNIPNLERMIRTTLADAMYRPKLSTIQAGLLLSQRPEGDQWAPTAQLVAIAQELGLHLDCTHWKIPPWEKGLRKRLAWALYMQDKWGSLVHGRPSHIFSSNWGVQPLTQHDFPDVEWDENDVEEKLEIERGRTLFSQMVQLSQILAEILDTFYSLQAMQTVTNAGGQGTHLVLGMAKPIQLKLKEWYASLPAAIRMDNTYSTNPTPANRLSSIGYLHLAYFAAEITLHRRIIRSLEATGSAVDPYVQHICRSAAKARLISAMDFVNRLNSFHLRSFWYFASKTNFALIGTFGSLLWATSPGREEADWYRRRLGEYRWTLSVSSKPGEGKGLTEFAMTMLDISTGLLKKLPEKPSMSRSGSVVDIGPGSMSSSFAGNSLLALGQSAPPTMTLGGFSGFQSADVSNAQSPISDDSSDDEMYETFAPTAGMAG, from the exons ATGTCCAACCCGAGTGCTGTCATGAGAACAGcccccatcgccatcgcTCCCAAGCCTCCCCGCCGCCAAAACTCGTACCGCCAGGACAGCTTCGCGAACCTTGAGCTTTTCCGCGGCAGCATGCCTGGACGAGACATGGCCGAGTCTGTTGGCTCCTACACAACTCGATCTCTCAGCCCTTGCGAATTCTGCCATCGGTCTAGGGTCAAGTGCATCGtgagcgacgacgaagataGCTGCATACCCTGCCAGGCTAGCGGCTCTGATTGCTCCCTGCTCAACAGTCCCCAGCCTAGAAAACGCAAGCTAAACGGCGACTTTGACGATAGTGGTAAAAGAAG TTCACCAGCCAAGACGGATATCAGAAGGCGAAAGCAACACCAGCCCAGCCTCTCCAGCACTACCGGGAGCAGCTCCTTTCTCGAAGACATGGCTAATGTCGGAGGCCCGACTCTGCTGAAGCGGACGCTGGGTCTCCAGAACGACCGCTTCAGCCAGTACATTGGCCCGACGACCGATTTCGAGCCATCTCTCATCAACCTCTCACCCTTCAACCCCCAGGACGAGAGCCTCTTGGCGCGCGGCACCCTGCGAAAGGTCAGCGAAGACGACACGTTCCTCCTGCTGCCCGACTCCAACACGCCGGGTCACGAGCACGtcctcgaggatgtcgaggagaTTGAGAATCTCGTGAGGCCACATGGCCGCAGGCTGGTAGACCTGTATTTCCGCATCGTCCATCCTGCCTTTCCCATCATACAAAAGACTGTCTTTCTGGAAAAGTACGAACGCAGCTATCGCGAGTTTTCGCCTTGTCTGCTGGCCGCTGTCTACTTGTTTGCCATTAACTGGTGGGAGCACGATGAAGACCTTGCCCGAGTCCCTCGCCCAAACATCCCTAACTTGGAACGTATGATCCGCACCACTCTGGCCGACGCCATGTACCGGCCGAAACTGTCCACCATCCAGGCCGGACTTCTCCTCTCCCAGCGACCCGAGGGCGACCAGTGGGCTCCGACAGCCCAGCTTGTAGCCATCGCCCAGGAACTCGGCCTTCATCTCGACTGCACGCATTGGAAGATACCACCTTGGGAAAAGGGACTGCGGAAACGCCTCGCCTGGGCCTTGTACATGCAGGACAAATGGGGCTCCCTTGTACACGGCCGGCCGTCGCACATTTTCTCTTCCAACTGGGGAGTACAGCCACTCACACAGCACGACTTTCCCGATGTTGAATGGGACGAGAACGATGTagaggagaagctggagatCGAGCGTGGCCGAACTCTTTTCAGCCAGATGGTACAGCTGTCGCAAATActcgccgagatcctcgatACCTTTTACTCGTTGCAAGCGATGCAAACCGTTaccaacgccggcggccaaggcACGCACCTAGTTCTGGGCATGGCGAAGCCTATCCAGCTGAAGCTCAAGGAGTGGTATGCCAGCCTGCCGGCAGCGATCCGCATGGACAACACGTATTCGACGAACCCGACTCCCGCCAACCGTCTGTCGAGCATAGGATACCTCCACCTGGCCTACTTTGCTGCTGAGATTACTCTCCATCGCCGCATCATCCGCTCGCTCGAAGCTACCGGGTCGGCCGTCGATCCGTACGTTCAACACATTTGCCGAAGTGCGGCAAAGGCACGGCTCATCTCCGCGATGGACTTCGTCAATCGTTTGAACTCATTCCATCTGCGCTCTTTTTGGTATTTCGCATCCAAGACCAACTTCGCCCTCATCGGCACGTTTGGTTCTCTCTTGtgggcgacgtcgccgggaagagaagaagccgacTGGTATCGAAGGCGTTTGGGAGAATACCGCTGGACTCTTTCCGTGAGCTCCAAACCTGGCGAAGGCAAGGGCCTGACGGAGTTCGCCATGACTATGCTCGACATTTCAACCGGCCTCCTCAAAAAGCTCCCCGAAAAGCCATCGATGAGCCGCAGCGGCAGCGTTGTGGATATCGGACCTGGCAGCATGAGTAGCAGCTTCGCTGGTAACAGTTTGCTTGCCTTGGGGCAAAGCGCCCCACCGACGATGACCTTGGGAGGGTTCAGTGGATTTCAAAGCGCCGATGTAAGCAATGCTCAGAGCCCGATAAGCGACgacagcagcgacgacgaaaTGTACGAGACATTCGCCCCGACGGCGGGTATGGCGGGTTAG